A part of Desulfomicrobium baculatum DSM 4028 genomic DNA contains:
- a CDS encoding diguanylate cyclase: MSIRAKVFTIIFVLFASLGVADFFVQRFVVYPSFLELENHEAGQNLQRIFHAIDRENYHLERICRDWATWDDTYDFMTTRSEVYKTSNLYDEALDSISVNVMIYCAEDGTIVWSNARDTAQQSSLALELLQKGRIAPDHPLLTMTAEEDGVNGVINTERGPLLFATRRILRSDGSGPSNGFLIVGRFVNPAMVETLSAQTRIPFEIVYPYVEERMACGTSGVTTAHIDNLDYFTRKEGKFVRVCSAYNDPAGRPIFSIQYLFPREITQKGIASIRYAMILVISSGLIVLVILNVLLQAVVLRPLQKLTNHASRLRQEEDYAQRLDLRRGDEVGVLADSLDNMVQTIRERTEDLKRANEQLTLLSMRDGLTGIPNRRMFDDSLKQEWRRAMRDKTPVSIILGDVDFFKDYNDAHGHLQGDQCLIAVAAVLQQQMNRPADLVARFGGEEFAIILADTGTDGAEHVAQSLRQAILDLHLEHGHSDAAPCLTMSFGVASMVPQPEDGDEGMAELLHRADRAMYQSKRLGRNRVIVWSDEQPESPSL; this comes from the coding sequence ATGTCCATCCGCGCCAAAGTGTTCACCATCATCTTCGTCCTCTTCGCATCCCTCGGCGTGGCGGATTTTTTCGTGCAGCGTTTTGTCGTTTACCCGAGCTTTCTTGAACTTGAAAATCATGAGGCGGGACAAAACCTGCAACGCATTTTCCACGCCATCGACCGGGAAAACTATCACCTGGAGCGCATCTGCCGCGACTGGGCGACCTGGGATGATACCTACGACTTCATGACCACCCGCTCCGAGGTCTACAAGACGAGCAATCTCTACGATGAAGCCTTGGACAGCATTTCGGTGAACGTCATGATCTATTGCGCAGAGGACGGAACGATCGTCTGGAGCAACGCCCGTGATACGGCTCAACAAAGCAGCCTGGCCCTTGAACTGCTGCAAAAGGGGCGCATCGCCCCGGACCACCCGCTGTTGACCATGACGGCCGAGGAAGATGGCGTCAACGGAGTCATCAATACCGAACGCGGCCCCCTGCTTTTCGCCACCAGGCGGATTCTGCGTTCGGACGGAAGCGGTCCGTCCAACGGTTTTCTGATCGTTGGACGGTTTGTGAACCCGGCCATGGTCGAAACCCTCTCCGCACAGACACGCATCCCCTTCGAGATCGTCTACCCATACGTCGAGGAGCGCATGGCCTGCGGCACATCCGGGGTCACGACCGCACACATCGACAACCTCGACTACTTCACCCGAAAAGAGGGAAAGTTTGTCAGGGTCTGCAGCGCGTACAATGACCCTGCGGGAAGGCCCATTTTCAGCATCCAATATCTCTTCCCCCGGGAGATCACGCAAAAAGGCATCGCCAGCATCCGCTACGCCATGATCCTGGTGATCTCGTCCGGGCTGATCGTGCTGGTCATATTGAACGTTCTGCTACAGGCCGTAGTCCTGCGGCCCCTGCAAAAATTGACCAATCACGCCTCCAGGCTGCGTCAGGAGGAAGACTATGCGCAGCGCCTCGACCTGCGCCGGGGTGACGAGGTAGGGGTGCTGGCCGACAGCTTGGACAACATGGTGCAGACCATCCGTGAGCGCACCGAGGACTTGAAGCGGGCCAACGAGCAGTTGACGCTTCTGTCCATGCGGGACGGCCTGACGGGGATCCCCAACCGCCGCATGTTTGATGACTCCCTGAAGCAGGAATGGCGCCGGGCCATGCGGGACAAAACGCCCGTCTCGATCATCCTGGGAGATGTTGACTTTTTCAAGGATTACAATGACGCCCACGGGCATCTGCAGGGGGATCAGTGCCTCATCGCCGTGGCTGCGGTGCTGCAACAGCAGATGAACCGCCCAGCGGACCTGGTGGCACGTTTCGGAGGCGAGGAATTCGCCATCATCCTGGCCGACACCGGCACCGATGGGGCCGAACATGTGGCGCAGTCGCTACGTCAGGCAATCTTGGACCTGCACCTGGAACACGGCCACTCCGATGCCGCGCCCTGCCTGACCATGAGTTTTGGCGTGGCCTCCATGGTTCCGCAGCCGGAAGACGGGGACGAGGGCATGGCCGAACTGCTGCACAGGGCGGACCGCGCCATGTACCAATCCAAACGATTGGGCCGTAACCGGGTCATAGTCTGGAGCGATGAGCAACCGGAATCTCCCTCCCTGTGA
- a CDS encoding LysE family transporter gives MLELFTVATITILAVISPGADFAMVSRNSMMMSRRAGVLTAVGISLGVLVHVAYSLLGVGLIISRSAVLFNLIKYLGAAYLIFLGVSMLRARPAIPGTAPRPALSDAGALRTGFLTNATNPKTTLFVVSLFTQVISPRTPLAVQLGYGAFMSLAHLAWFILVACAFSSAPAQRTVASYRHHVERGIGGVLVCLGLTLALASLNQAWPH, from the coding sequence ATGCTCGAACTTTTCACCGTCGCAACCATCACCATTCTGGCCGTCATCAGTCCGGGGGCGGATTTCGCCATGGTCAGCCGCAACAGCATGATGATGTCGCGCCGGGCCGGGGTCCTGACCGCCGTGGGCATCAGCCTGGGCGTGCTGGTGCATGTCGCCTACAGCCTGCTTGGGGTGGGGCTGATCATTTCCCGCTCGGCCGTGCTTTTCAACCTGATCAAGTATCTGGGGGCGGCGTATCTCATCTTCCTCGGGGTCTCCATGCTCCGGGCCCGGCCCGCCATCCCCGGCACCGCGCCGCGCCCCGCGCTTTCCGACGCGGGCGCCCTGCGCACAGGCTTTTTGACCAACGCCACCAATCCCAAGACCACGCTCTTCGTGGTCAGCCTGTTCACGCAGGTCATCAGTCCGCGCACCCCGCTCGCGGTCCAGCTCGGCTACGGAGCGTTCATGTCTCTGGCGCACCTGGCGTGGTTCATCCTCGTGGCCTGCGCCTTTTCCTCGGCTCCGGCCCAGCGAACGGTGGCCTCCTATCGGCATCACGTGGAGCGGGGTATCGGCGGCGTGCTGGTCTGTCTGGGTCTGACCCTGGCCCTGGCCTCGCTCAACCAGGCCTGGCCCCATTGA
- a CDS encoding t-RNA-binding domain-containing protein — MASELKPVVNFEESLGILDIRVGRVVSAQPCAETPKPTHRMVIDFGKYGQRVSYGRFTAHPLDEVIGRLVLAVLNFPPRAMGAVVSEVLVLGVQYPGRDSGEATFVSPAVNAKIGSKLF; from the coding sequence GTGGCCTCGGAGCTCAAACCCGTCGTGAATTTTGAAGAGTCCCTGGGAATCCTGGACATTCGCGTGGGGCGGGTCGTTTCGGCGCAGCCCTGCGCCGAAACGCCAAAACCCACCCACAGGATGGTCATCGATTTTGGAAAATACGGCCAGCGCGTAAGCTACGGTCGCTTCACCGCCCATCCCCTGGACGAGGTCATCGGACGGCTGGTGCTCGCGGTGCTCAACTTTCCCCCGCGCGCCATGGGGGCTGTGGTCTCGGAAGTGCTGGTCCTGGGCGTGCAATATCCGGGCAGGGACAGCGGCGAGGCGACCTTTGTCTCCCCGGCGGTCAACGCCAAGATCGGCAGCAAGCTTTTCTAG
- a CDS encoding DMT family transporter: MKPYLYALGAVLCWASLPAATGSGLERLSVTELLFFSFVPAALYLTVQEMIISRRRAIPWPGLRLVALGLAGIFGYHALYYLALDHTPLVEGAILTTTWSFWIVVFSSILDKKRLSPPVLAVALAGLAGAGLVVSGGQSLQFEARYLPGYLMALGCGLIWSSFSVALSRLKPTRDYMPAFTVLAALFSTLVYAASAPQALPPAGALFSALYLGLVPLGLSFTLWNRAVTAGNMTLIGYLSYLTPPLAVLLAALVRGAAVTPHAVIGMIVILAAAFVGRRMS, translated from the coding sequence ATGAAACCCTATCTGTACGCCCTGGGCGCGGTGCTCTGCTGGGCCAGCCTGCCGGCGGCCACGGGCAGCGGCCTGGAGAGGCTCTCGGTCACGGAGCTGCTTTTCTTCAGCTTTGTTCCGGCTGCGCTGTATCTTACTGTGCAGGAGATGATCATTTCCCGGCGCCGAGCCATCCCCTGGCCGGGCCTGAGGCTCGTCGCCCTGGGACTGGCCGGGATTTTCGGCTACCACGCCCTGTATTATCTGGCCCTCGACCACACGCCCCTGGTGGAAGGGGCCATCCTGACCACGACCTGGTCCTTCTGGATCGTCGTCTTTTCCTCCATTCTGGACAAAAAGCGATTGTCCCCGCCTGTGCTGGCCGTGGCCCTGGCCGGGCTCGCGGGCGCGGGGCTGGTAGTGTCCGGCGGGCAGAGCCTGCAGTTTGAAGCCCGGTACCTGCCCGGCTATCTCATGGCCCTGGGTTGCGGGCTGATCTGGAGCAGCTTTTCCGTGGCCTTGTCACGCCTGAAACCCACCCGCGACTACATGCCCGCCTTCACGGTCCTGGCCGCCCTTTTTTCAACCCTGGTCTACGCCGCAAGCGCTCCGCAGGCCCTGCCCCCGGCGGGAGCCCTGTTCTCGGCCCTGTATCTGGGCCTGGTGCCGCTCGGGCTGTCCTTCACCCTCTGGAACAGGGCCGTGACCGCAGGCAACATGACCCTCATCGGCTACCTGTCCTACCTGACCCCGCCCCTGGCCGTGCTGCTGGCCGCCCTGGTCCGGGGAGCCGCCGTGACCCCGCACGCCGTGATCGGCATGATCGTCATTCTCGCGGCGGCTTTTGTGGGCAGAAGAATGAGCTGA